From a region of the Candidatus Pantoea bituminis genome:
- the rplR gene encoding 50S ribosomal protein L18, whose translation MDKKSARIRRATRARRKLKELGATRLVVHRTPRHIYAQVIAPNGSEVLVAASTVEKAITEQLKYTGNKEAAAAVGKAIAERAIEKGITGVSFDRSGFQYHGRVQALADAAREAGLQF comes from the coding sequence ATGGATAAGAAATCTGCTCGTATCCGTCGTGCGACCCGTGCACGTCGCAAGCTCAAAGAGCTGGGTGCTACTCGCCTGGTGGTACATCGTACCCCGCGTCACATTTACGCACAGGTAATCGCCCCGAACGGTTCCGAAGTTCTGGTCGCTGCTTCTACTGTAGAAAAAGCTATCACTGAACAACTGAAGTATACCGGTAATAAAGAAGCCGCAGCTGCTGTAGGTAAAGCTATTGCAGAACGCGCAATCGAAAAAGGCATCACTGGTGTTTCTTTCGACCGTTCCGGTTTCCAATATCATGGTCGCGTCCAGGCACTGGCAGATGCTGCTCGTGAAGCTGGCCTTCAGTTCTAA
- the rpmD gene encoding 50S ribosomal protein L30, producing MANTIKITQTRSAIGRLPKHKATLVGLGLRRIGHTVEREDTPAVRGMVNAVSYMVKVEE from the coding sequence ATGGCTAACACTATTAAAATCACTCAAACCCGCAGTGCAATTGGCCGTTTGCCTAAGCATAAAGCCACACTGGTTGGCCTGGGTCTGCGTCGTATTGGCCACACCGTTGAGCGTGAAGATACGCCTGCTGTACGCGGTATGGTTAACGCGGTTTCCTATATGGTTAAAGTGGAGGAGTAA
- the rplO gene encoding 50S ribosomal protein L15, with translation MRLNTLSPADGSKHAPKRLGRGIGSGLGKTGGRGHKGQNSRSGGGVRRGFEGGQMPLYRRLPKFGFTSRKSMITTEIRLSDLAKVEGGIVDLNTLKAANIVGVQIEFVKVILSGEVSTPVTIRGLRVTKGARAAIEAAGGKIEE, from the coding sequence ATGCGTTTAAATACTCTGTCTCCGGCCGACGGGTCTAAGCACGCACCTAAGCGTTTAGGTCGTGGTATTGGTTCTGGCCTCGGTAAAACCGGTGGTCGTGGTCACAAAGGTCAGAACTCACGTTCTGGCGGTGGCGTACGTCGCGGTTTTGAAGGCGGTCAGATGCCTCTGTACCGTCGTCTGCCGAAATTCGGCTTCACCTCTCGCAAATCAATGATCACCACAGAGATTCGTCTGTCTGATCTGGCGAAAGTTGAAGGCGGTATCGTAGACCTGAACACGCTGAAAGCGGCCAACATTGTCGGTGTGCAGATTGAATTCGTAAAAGTAATTCTGTCTGGTGAAGTTTCTACACCGGTAACGATTCGCGGTTTACGTGTCACTAAAGGTGCTCGTGCTGCAATCGAAGCTGCTGGCGGTAAAATTGAGGAATAA
- the secY gene encoding preprotein translocase subunit SecY: MAKQPGLDFQSAKGGFGELKRRLLFVIGALIVFRIGSFIPIPGIDATVLAKLLEQQRGTIIEMFNMFSGGALSRASIFALGIMPYISASIIIQLLTVVHPALAEIKKEGEAGRRKISQYTRYGTLVLAIFQSIGIATGLPNMPGMQGLVMNPGFAFYFTAVVSLVSGTMFLMWLGEQITERGIGNGISIIIFAGIVAGLPPAIGHTIEQARQGDLHFLLLLLVAVLVFAVTFFVIFVERGQRRIVVNYAKRQQGRRVYAAQSTHLPLKVNMAGVIPAIFASSIILFPATIASWFGGGTGWNWLTTISLYLQPGQPLYVLLYATAIIFFCFFYTALVFNPRETADNLKKSGAFVPGIRPGEQTAKYIDKVMTRLTLIGAMYITFICLIPEFMRDAMKVPFYFGGTSLLIVVVVIMDFMAQVQTLMMSSQYESALKKANLKGYGR, from the coding sequence ATGGCTAAACAACCGGGATTAGATTTTCAAAGCGCCAAAGGCGGCTTTGGTGAACTGAAACGCAGACTTTTGTTTGTTATCGGTGCACTGATTGTCTTCCGTATTGGCTCTTTTATTCCAATCCCCGGTATTGATGCCACTGTACTTGCCAAACTGCTTGAACAACAGCGTGGCACCATCATTGAAATGTTTAACATGTTCTCTGGTGGTGCTCTTAGCCGTGCTTCTATTTTCGCACTGGGTATCATGCCGTATATTTCGGCATCGATAATTATCCAGTTATTGACGGTGGTTCATCCAGCGTTAGCGGAAATTAAGAAGGAAGGGGAGGCTGGCCGTCGTAAGATTAGTCAGTACACTCGTTACGGTACGTTGGTATTAGCCATATTTCAGTCGATTGGTATTGCTACCGGTTTGCCGAATATGCCTGGAATGCAGGGCCTGGTGATGAATCCGGGCTTTGCCTTCTATTTTACCGCTGTTGTGAGTCTGGTCTCAGGAACGATGTTCTTGATGTGGCTAGGCGAACAGATTACTGAACGGGGTATCGGTAACGGTATTTCGATCATTATCTTCGCAGGTATTGTTGCGGGTTTACCGCCGGCCATTGGCCATACCATCGAGCAAGCGCGGCAAGGTGACCTGCACTTCCTTCTGTTGCTGTTGGTTGCAGTTCTTGTATTTGCAGTGACCTTCTTTGTTATTTTCGTTGAGCGTGGTCAACGCCGCATTGTGGTGAACTATGCAAAACGTCAACAAGGTCGTCGTGTATACGCTGCACAGAGCACACATTTACCGTTGAAAGTGAATATGGCGGGCGTAATCCCAGCTATTTTTGCTTCCAGCATTATTCTGTTCCCGGCAACGATTGCATCGTGGTTTGGGGGCGGGACCGGTTGGAACTGGCTGACAACTATTTCGCTGTATTTGCAACCAGGACAGCCGCTTTATGTGCTACTCTATGCGACTGCAATCATCTTCTTCTGTTTCTTCTACACGGCGTTGGTTTTCAACCCACGTGAAACAGCAGATAACCTGAAGAAGTCTGGTGCATTCGTACCGGGAATTCGTCCGGGAGAGCAAACGGCGAAGTACATCGATAAAGTAATGACACGTTTGACCTTAATTGGCGCTATGTATATTACTTTTATCTGCCTTATCCCGGAGTTCATGCGTGATGCGATGAAGGTCCCCTTCTACTTTGGCGGTACGTCACTGCTCATCGTAGTGGTCGTCATCATGGACTTTATGGCTCAAGTGCAAACTTTAATGATGTCAAGTCAGTACGAGTCTGCACTGAAGAAAGCTAACCTGAAGGGCTATGGCCGTTAA
- the rpmJ gene encoding 50S ribosomal protein L36 codes for MKVRASVKKLCRNCKIIRRDGVVRVICSAEPKHKQRQG; via the coding sequence ATGAAAGTTCGTGCTTCCGTCAAGAAATTATGTCGTAACTGCAAAATCATTCGTCGCGACGGTGTCGTTCGTGTGATCTGCAGTGCCGAGCCAAAGCATAAACAGCGCCAAGGCTGA
- the rpsM gene encoding 30S ribosomal protein S13 translates to MARIAGINIPDQKHTVIALTSIFGIGKTRSKAICASTGIAENVKISELSEEQIDQLRDAVAKFVVEGDLRREITLSIKRLMDLGCYRGLRHRRGLPVRGQRTKTNARTRKGPRKPIKK, encoded by the coding sequence GTGGCCCGTATAGCAGGCATTAACATTCCTGATCAAAAACATACCGTTATCGCATTAACTTCGATCTTCGGTATCGGTAAGACTCGTTCAAAAGCCATCTGCGCTTCAACGGGTATTGCTGAAAATGTTAAGATCAGTGAGCTGTCTGAAGAACAAATTGATCAGCTGCGTGATGCAGTTGCTAAATTCGTTGTAGAAGGTGATCTGCGCCGTGAAATCACCCTGAGCATCAAGCGTCTTATGGACCTTGGTTGCTATCGTGGTTTGCGCCATCGTCGTGGTCTGCCGGTTCGCGGTCAGCGTACTAAGACCAACGCACGTACCCGTAAGGGTCCGCGTAAACCGATCAAGAAATAA
- the rpsK gene encoding 30S ribosomal protein S11, protein MAKAPVRARKRVRKQVSDGVAHVHASFNNTIVTITDRQGNALGWATAGGSGFRGSRKSTPFAAQVAAERCAEAVKDYGIKNLEVMVKGPGPGRESTIRALNAAGFRITNITDVTPIPHNGCRPPKKRRV, encoded by the coding sequence ATGGCAAAGGCACCAGTTCGTGCACGCAAGCGTGTAAGAAAACAAGTCTCAGATGGCGTGGCTCATGTCCATGCTTCTTTTAACAACACCATCGTTACTATTACTGATCGTCAGGGTAACGCATTGGGTTGGGCAACCGCCGGTGGTTCCGGTTTCCGCGGTTCACGTAAATCTACTCCGTTTGCTGCTCAGGTCGCTGCAGAGCGCTGTGCAGAAGCGGTAAAAGATTACGGTATTAAGAACCTGGAAGTTATGGTTAAGGGTCCGGGTCCGGGTCGCGAATCAACTATTCGTGCTCTGAACGCCGCTGGTTTCCGCATCACTAATATTACTGATGTGACTCCTATCCCTCATAACGGTTGTCGTCCGCCGAAAAAACGTCGCGTATAA
- the rpsD gene encoding 30S ribosomal protein S4 codes for MARYLGPKLKLSRREGTDLFLKSGVRAIDTKCKIEQAPGQHGARKPRLSDYGGQLREKQKVRRIYGVLERQFRNYYKEAARLKGNTGENLLALLEGRLDNVVYRMGFGATRAESRQLVSHKSILVNGRVVNIASYQVSPNDVVSIREKAKKQSRVKAALELAEQREKPTWLEVDATKMEGVFKRIPERTDLSADINEHLIVELYSK; via the coding sequence ATGGCAAGATATTTGGGTCCTAAGCTCAAGCTGAGCCGTCGTGAGGGCACTGACTTATTCCTTAAGTCTGGCGTTCGCGCGATTGACACCAAGTGTAAAATTGAACAAGCCCCTGGCCAGCATGGTGCGCGTAAACCGCGTCTGTCTGACTACGGCGGTCAGTTACGTGAAAAGCAAAAAGTTCGTCGCATCTACGGTGTTCTTGAGCGTCAGTTCCGTAACTACTATAAAGAAGCAGCACGTCTGAAAGGCAACACCGGTGAAAACCTGTTGGCTCTGCTGGAAGGCCGTCTGGACAACGTAGTTTATCGTATGGGCTTTGGTGCAACGCGTGCAGAATCACGTCAGTTGGTAAGCCACAAGTCTATTTTGGTAAATGGCCGCGTTGTTAACATCGCTTCTTATCAGGTATCTCCGAATGATGTTGTTAGCATCCGTGAGAAAGCCAAAAAGCAATCTCGCGTGAAGGCCGCTCTGGAGCTGGCTGAGCAGCGTGAAAAGCCAACCTGGCTGGAAGTTGATGCGACTAAGATGGAAGGTGTGTTCAAGCGTATTCCTGAGCGTACTGATCTGTCTGCGGACATTAACGAACACCTGATCGTCGAGCTTTACTCCAAGTAA
- a CDS encoding DNA-directed RNA polymerase subunit alpha, with protein MQGSVTEFLKPRLVDIEQVSSTHAKVTLEPLERGFGHTLGNALRRILLSSMPGCAVTEVEIDGVLHEYSTKEGVQEDILEILLNLKGLAVRVQGKDEVILTLNKSGIGPVTAADITHDGDVEIVKPQHVICHLTDENASISMRIKVQRGRGYVPASARIHSEEDERPIGRLLVDACYSPVDRIAYNVEAARVEQRTDLDKLVIEMETNGTIDPEEAIRRAATILAEQLEAFVDLRDVRQPEVKEEKPEFDPILLRPVDDLELTVRSANCLKAEAIHYIGDLVQRTEVELLKTPNLGKKSLTEIKDVLASRGLSLGMRLENWPPASIADE; from the coding sequence ATGCAGGGTTCTGTGACAGAGTTTCTAAAACCGCGCCTGGTAGATATCGAGCAAGTGAGTTCGACGCACGCCAAGGTGACCCTTGAGCCGTTAGAGCGTGGCTTTGGCCATACTCTTGGTAACGCACTGCGCCGTATTCTGCTTTCTTCCATGCCGGGTTGCGCGGTGACCGAGGTTGAAATTGATGGTGTACTGCATGAGTACAGCACCAAAGAGGGCGTACAGGAAGATATCCTGGAAATCCTGCTCAACCTGAAAGGGCTGGCGGTAAGAGTTCAGGGGAAAGATGAAGTTATCTTAACGCTGAATAAATCTGGCATTGGCCCTGTGACTGCAGCCGACATCACCCATGATGGTGATGTCGAAATCGTCAAGCCTCAGCATGTAATCTGTCATCTGACCGATGAGAACGCATCTATTAGCATGCGTATCAAAGTTCAGCGTGGACGTGGTTATGTGCCGGCTTCTGCCCGAATTCATTCGGAAGAAGATGAGCGCCCAATCGGCCGTCTGTTGGTTGACGCATGCTATAGCCCTGTAGACCGTATCGCCTACAATGTTGAAGCAGCGCGTGTAGAACAACGTACTGATTTGGATAAGCTGGTCATCGAAATGGAGACTAACGGCACAATCGATCCTGAAGAGGCGATTCGTCGTGCAGCTACCATCCTGGCTGAACAACTTGAAGCTTTTGTTGACTTACGTGATGTACGTCAGCCAGAAGTTAAAGAAGAGAAACCAGAATTCGATCCGATCTTGCTGCGCCCAGTTGATGATTTGGAATTGACTGTCCGCTCTGCTAACTGCCTTAAGGCAGAAGCTATCCACTACATCGGTGATCTGGTACAGCGTACTGAGGTTGAGCTGCTTAAAACGCCTAACCTGGGTAAAAAATCTCTTACTGAGATTAAAGATGTGCTCGCCTCACGTGGTCTTTCTTTGGGCATGCGCCTCGAGAATTGGCCGCCGGCAAGCATTGCTGATGAATAA
- the rplQ gene encoding 50S ribosomal protein L17 has product MRHRKSGRQLNRNSSHRQAMFRNMAGSLVRHEIIKTTLPKAKELRRVVEPLITLAKTDNVANRRLAFARTRDNEIVAKLFNELGPRFASRAGGYTRILKCGFRAGDNAPMAYIELVDRPEAQAEAVAE; this is encoded by the coding sequence ATGCGCCATCGTAAGAGTGGTCGTCAACTGAACCGCAACAGCAGCCATCGTCAGGCTATGTTTCGCAACATGGCTGGCTCTTTGGTTCGTCATGAGATCATCAAGACGACTCTGCCGAAAGCCAAAGAGTTGCGCCGCGTAGTTGAGCCGCTGATTACTCTTGCCAAGACCGACAACGTAGCTAATCGTCGTCTGGCATTCGCCCGTACTCGTGATAACGAGATCGTGGCAAAACTGTTTAATGAACTGGGCCCGCGTTTCGCGAGCCGTGCCGGTGGTTACACTCGTATTCTGAAGTGTGGCTTCCGCGCTGGTGACAACGCTCCGATGGCATACATCGAGCTGGTTGATCGTCCAGAAGCTCAAGCAGAAGCTGTTGCAGAGTAA
- the zntR gene encoding Zn(2+)-responsive transcriptional regulator, whose amino-acid sequence MYRIGQLAKLADVTPDTIRFYEKQHMMDHEIRTEGGFRLYSSSDLQRLKFIRYGRQLGFSLESIRELLSIRVEPAKHTCQESKAIVEKRLNEVNKMMAELKVMQQSLLHLSEACCGDSHTSVACSILEALERGPVLNES is encoded by the coding sequence ATGTACCGTATTGGTCAGCTTGCAAAGCTAGCGGATGTTACGCCAGATACGATTCGCTTTTACGAGAAGCAACATATGATGGATCATGAGATTCGAACGGAGGGTGGTTTTAGACTTTATAGCAGTAGCGATCTTCAACGTTTAAAATTTATTCGCTATGGCCGCCAGTTAGGTTTTAGCCTCGAATCAATCAGAGAGTTGCTTTCTATTCGAGTCGAACCTGCTAAACACACCTGCCAGGAATCAAAAGCCATAGTTGAAAAAAGGCTTAATGAAGTTAATAAAATGATGGCTGAGTTAAAAGTAATGCAGCAATCGCTCCTTCATTTATCAGAAGCATGTTGCGGTGATAGTCATACAAGTGTTGCCTGCTCAATTCTGGAAGCGTTAGAACGTGGTCCAGTGTTGAATGAAAGTTAG
- a CDS encoding alternative ribosome-rescue factor A, whose product MSGYKHTKGIIRDNAIEALLHDPLYRQRIVQQRKGKGSFKRKEKSNKENIWEGSDKSKIYHCPSLNYKKAASLAAYFRFLYFAV is encoded by the coding sequence ATGAGTGGTTATAAACATACCAAAGGGATAATTAGAGACAATGCTATTGAAGCATTGCTTCACGATCCGCTGTACCGTCAACGTATTGTGCAACAGCGTAAAGGGAAAGGCAGCTTTAAGCGCAAAGAAAAATCTAATAAGGAAAATATTTGGGAGGGCAGTGATAAATCCAAAATTTATCACTGCCCTTCTTTAAACTATAAAAAAGCCGCCTCGTTGGCGGCCTATTTTAGATTTTTGTATTTTGCTGTTTAA
- the trkA gene encoding Trk system potassium transporter TrkA, with translation MKIIILGAGQVGGTLAENLVGENNDITVVDTDSTRLRQLQDKFDLRVVQGHGSHPRILREAGAEDADMLVAVTNSDETNMVACQIAYSLFNTPNRIARIRAADYLRDADKLFIPEAVPIDHLISPEQLVIDNIYRLIQYPGALQVVNFAEGKVSLAVVKAYYGGPLVGNPLSILREHMPHIDTRVAAIFRQDRPIRPQGSTIVEAGDEVFFIAASQNIRAVMSEMQRLEKPYKRIMLVGGGNIGFGLAQRLEKNYSVKLIERNPQRAAELAERLEDTIVFYGDASDQELLAEEHVEQVDLFIAVTNDDEANIMSAMLAKKMGAKKVMVLIQRRAYVDLVQGSVIDIAISPQQATISALLGHVRKADIVGVSSLRRGIAEAIEAIAHGDETTSRVVGRPIDDIKLPPGTIIGAIVRGDDVMIANDNLRIEQGDHVIMFLTDKKFVPDVERLFQPSPFFL, from the coding sequence ATGAAAATCATTATTCTTGGTGCCGGTCAGGTAGGTGGCACACTGGCAGAGAACCTGGTCGGCGAAAATAACGACATAACGGTAGTTGATACCGATTCAACGCGTCTACGTCAGTTACAAGATAAGTTTGATCTGCGTGTTGTTCAGGGCCATGGTTCTCATCCGCGTATTTTACGCGAAGCCGGTGCCGAGGATGCTGACATGTTGGTTGCTGTCACTAACTCTGACGAGACCAATATGGTTGCCTGCCAAATCGCCTATTCACTTTTCAATACGCCTAACCGTATTGCTCGTATCCGTGCTGCTGATTATTTGCGTGATGCGGATAAATTATTTATTCCAGAAGCCGTGCCCATTGACCACCTTATCTCTCCAGAGCAATTAGTGATCGATAATATTTATCGATTAATTCAGTATCCTGGCGCGCTGCAAGTCGTTAATTTTGCTGAAGGGAAAGTGAGTCTTGCCGTAGTAAAAGCTTACTATGGTGGGCCTTTAGTCGGGAATCCACTTTCTATCCTACGCGAACATATGCCGCACATTGATACGCGTGTCGCCGCCATTTTTCGTCAGGATCGCCCTATCCGCCCGCAAGGTTCAACCATTGTAGAAGCGGGCGATGAAGTGTTTTTTATAGCGGCCAGTCAAAATATTCGTGCTGTTATGAGCGAAATGCAGCGGCTCGAAAAGCCTTATAAGCGCATCATGCTTGTTGGTGGTGGAAACATTGGTTTTGGTTTAGCCCAAAGACTTGAGAAAAATTACAGCGTCAAATTAATAGAGCGCAATCCACAACGCGCTGCAGAACTGGCAGAGCGTCTTGAGGATACTATCGTGTTTTATGGTGATGCTTCTGACCAAGAGTTGCTGGCAGAAGAACATGTTGAACAAGTTGACTTGTTTATCGCTGTTACCAATGACGATGAAGCTAATATCATGTCTGCGATGCTCGCGAAAAAGATGGGCGCGAAGAAAGTCATGGTATTGATACAACGTCGTGCTTATGTCGATTTAGTGCAAGGAAGCGTTATTGATATTGCGATATCACCACAGCAAGCAACTATATCTGCCCTGCTGGGCCATGTGCGCAAAGCTGATATCGTAGGCGTTTCATCTTTACGCCGTGGTATTGCCGAGGCAATAGAAGCCATAGCCCACGGTGATGAAACAACATCACGTGTCGTTGGGCGTCCAATTGATGATATTAAACTGCCACCTGGTACTATTATTGGTGCCATAGTACGTGGCGATGATGTCATGATTGCTAATGACAATCTGCGTATAGAACAAGGCGATCATGTCATCATGTTTTTGACAGATAAAAAGTTTGTTCCTGATGTTGAACGGCTATTCCAGCCTAGCCCTTTCTTTTTATAG